Proteins encoded within one genomic window of Triticum aestivum cultivar Chinese Spring chromosome 2D, IWGSC CS RefSeq v2.1, whole genome shotgun sequence:
- the LOC123053906 gene encoding uncharacterized protein isoform X1, translated as MYHHLVQGCRLQSSHSAGHAATSRRGKIKMEAAASNPSSKRIALVTGGNKGVGLETCRQLASKGLKVVLTARNEGRGLEAVEGVRRSGADVVFHQLDVTDPDSVARLADFVRDQFGKLDILINNAGISGVDRDPVLVAKVKEQVESMDVDQRVQWMKENSKETYEEAKECMRTNYYGAKLVTEALLPLLQLSSSGRIVNVSSGFSLLRNFNSEKLKNEFNNADNLTEKRLEELLDSFLEDFKANLIEAHGWPTGGSSAYKVAKAALNAYTRILAKKYPRMRINCLTPGYVKSDMSMHMGVLTPEEGASNPVKVALLPDDGPTEISSTAVARVAVVTGGNKGIGFEVCRQLASGGIAVVLTARDEMRGGEAVERLNALGLSHVVFHQLEITDASSAAALAGFLKARFGKLDILAIVEVQLLVASKVNNAAVGGVEYGQEFDTNEEKFGGMDFHQRVEWMLKNAREPIDSAKNSVKTNYYGTKHVIEALLPLLQASSEGRIVNVSSNYGLLRHIGNEEVRQELNDVDNLTEERLDELLDKFMKDFEAGALEPHGWPTKFSAYKVAKTAMNAYSRILARRHPELRVNCAHPGFVKTDMSMGSGVLTPEEGARNLVKVALLPDGGPTGAYFAMGEEALFV; from the exons ATGTATCATCATCTTGTGCAAGGCTGCCGACTCCAGAGCTCACACAGTGCTGGACACGCCGCGACGAGTCGGAGGGGAAAGATCAAGATGGAGGCGGCCGCCTCCAATCCGTCGAGCAAGAG GATCGCCCTGGTCACCGGAGGGAACAAAGGGGTCGGGCTGGAGACGTGCAGGCAGCTCGCGTCCAAGGGGCTCAAGGTCGTGCTGACGGCGAGGAACGAGGGCAGGGGACTAGAGGCGGTCGAAGGCGTCAGGCGCTCCGGTGCTGACGTCGTCTTCCATCAGCTGGATGTCACCGACCCTGACAGCGTCGCCCGGCTGGCGGATTTCGTCAGGGATCAGTTCGGGAAGCTCGATATCCTG ATAAACAATGCAGGCATTTCAGGCGTCGATCGAGATCCAGTTCTGGTTGCGAAAGTTAAAGAACAG GTTGAAAGCATGGATGTAGATCAGAGAGTTCAATGGATGAAAGAAAATTCCAAGGAGACATATGAGGAAGCAAAAGAATGCATGAGAACAAACTACTATGGGGCAAAGCTTGTCACGGAGGCACTACTTCCTCTTCTTCAGTTGTCCTCCTCTGGGAGAATTGTCAATGTCTCATCAGGCTTTTCACTGCTAAGA AACTTCAACAGTGAAAAACTGAAGAATGAGTTTAACAACGCTGACAATCTTACTGAAAAGAGACTAGAGGAGCTGTTGGATTCGTTCCTAGAAGATTTCAAGGCCAATTTGATAGAGGCACATGGGTGGCCGACCGGTGGCTCGTCAGCCTACAAAGTCGCCAAAGCTGCCCTCAATGCTTACACAAGGATTCTCGCCAAGAAGTACCCTAGGATGCGCATCAACTGTTTGACGCCTGGTTATGTCAAGAGCGACATGTCGATGCACATGGGAGTTTTGACGCCCGAGGAGGGCGCTAGCAACCCTGTGAAGGTCGCTCTCTTGCCCGACGATGGCCCGACGG AAATCTCATCGACTGCGGTTGCTAGGGTCGCCGTCGTCACCGGAGGGAACAAGGGGATCGGCTTCGAGGTGTGCCGGCAGCTTGCCAGCGGCGGAATTGCCGTCGTCCTGACGGCCCGGGATGAGATGAGGGGCGGGGAGGCCGTCGAGAGGCTCAATGCGCTGGGGCTCTCTCATGTCGTCTTCCATCAGCTGGAGATCACGGACGCTTCGAGCGCCGCTGCGCTAGCTGGTTTTCTCAAGGCCCGCTTCGGCAAGCTTGATATTCTGGCAA tagtagaggtGCAGCTGCTAGTTGCATCCAAG GTGAATAATGCCGCAGTTGGTGGGGTTGAGTACGGCCAAGAGTTCGATACCAACGAGGAAAAG TTCGGTGGCATGGATTTCCACCAGAGAGTTGAGTGGATGCTGAAGAATGCCCGGGAGCCCATCGACAGCGCGAAGAACAGCGTGAAGACGAACTACTACGGCACGAAGCATGTAATCGAAGCCCTGCTGCCTCTGCTTCAAGCTTCGTCCGAGGGAAGAATAGTGAACGTCTCCTCCAATTATGGACTCCTAAGA CATATCGGCAACGAGGAGGTGAGGCAGGAGCTCAACGACGTCGACAACCTGACAGAGGAGAGGTTGGACGAGCTGCTGGACAAATTCATGAAAGACTTCGAGGCCGGCGCGCTGGAGCCGCACGGGTGGCCCACGAAGTTCTCCGCGTACAAGGTGGCCAAGACCGCCATGAACGCCTACTCGAGGATCCTGGCGAGGAGGCACCCTGAGCTGCGCGTCAACTGCGCGCACCCAGGCTTCGTCAAGACCGACATGAGCATGGGGTCCGGGGTCCTGACGCCGGAGGAGGGCGCACGCAACTTGGTGAAGGTGGCGCTGCTGCCTGACGGCGGGCCGACCGGCGCGTATTTCGCCATGGGCGAGGAGGCGCTGTTCGTGTGA
- the LOC123053906 gene encoding salutaridine reductase isoform X2, translating into MEGAILPSLPNTRVAVVTGGNKGIGFEVCRQLASGGIAVVLTARDEMRGGEAVERLNALGLSHVVFHQLEITDASSAAALAGFLKARFGKLDILVNNAAVGGVEYGQEFDTNEEKFGGMDFHQRVEWMLKNAREPIDSAKNSVKTNYYGTKHVIEALLPLLQASSEGRIVNVSSNYGLLRHIGNEEVRQELNDVDNLTEERLDELLDKFMKDFEAGALEPHGWPTKFSAYKVAKTAMNAYSRILARRHPELRVNCAHPGFVKTDMSMGSGVLTPEEGARNLVKVALLPDGGPTGAYFAMGEEALFV; encoded by the exons ATGGAAGGAGCCATCCTCCCCAGCCTGCCAAACACGAG GGTCGCCGTCGTCACCGGAGGGAACAAGGGGATCGGCTTCGAGGTGTGCCGGCAGCTTGCCAGCGGCGGAATTGCCGTCGTCCTGACGGCCCGGGATGAGATGAGGGGCGGGGAGGCCGTCGAGAGGCTCAATGCGCTGGGGCTCTCTCATGTCGTCTTCCATCAGCTGGAGATCACGGACGCTTCGAGCGCCGCTGCGCTAGCTGGTTTTCTCAAGGCCCGCTTCGGCAAGCTTGATATTCTG GTGAATAATGCCGCAGTTGGTGGGGTTGAGTACGGCCAAGAGTTCGATACCAACGAGGAAAAG TTCGGTGGCATGGATTTCCACCAGAGAGTTGAGTGGATGCTGAAGAATGCCCGGGAGCCCATCGACAGCGCGAAGAACAGCGTGAAGACGAACTACTACGGCACGAAGCATGTAATCGAAGCCCTGCTGCCTCTGCTTCAAGCTTCGTCCGAGGGAAGAATAGTGAACGTCTCCTCCAATTATGGACTCCTAAGA CATATCGGCAACGAGGAGGTGAGGCAGGAGCTCAACGACGTCGACAACCTGACAGAGGAGAGGTTGGACGAGCTGCTGGACAAATTCATGAAAGACTTCGAGGCCGGCGCGCTGGAGCCGCACGGGTGGCCCACGAAGTTCTCCGCGTACAAGGTGGCCAAGACCGCCATGAACGCCTACTCGAGGATCCTGGCGAGGAGGCACCCTGAGCTGCGCGTCAACTGCGCGCACCCAGGCTTCGTCAAGACCGACATGAGCATGGGGTCCGGGGTCCTGACGCCGGAGGAGGGCGCACGCAACTTGGTGAAGGTGGCGCTGCTGCCTGACGGCGGGCCGACCGGCGCGTATTTCGCCATGGGCGAGGAGGCGCTGTTCGTGTGA